One segment of Babesia bigemina genome assembly Bbig001, chromosome : II DNA contains the following:
- a CDS encoding DNA polymerase I, putative codes for MQGPLPRLPRQRALATLLGLAGGMHDRSTSAARGAGLKGKTALRAISSHVAPAFMCGSPAGGGSSDSVVKGVIPNGHGVSGDILGAGKISQLNEVEAACARGVGPWSSLFAYGADYGYTRSDYDGSAYGSRGVQTMPEPSEYTTFVSHHYRILTGDIVEYLRRKRMEYVESPIKLTLKFCPFCPPHKYKSDNLYKHEIFKNSGNSYCHRCGYKGSLYDFKAAMGDLPGGMIEEAMNPSFSGNPFSLPMVSEPAVTLTNIAQYEHNLFHGERYKPVLDYLTETRGISIETLKRYRVGAGEFSFSLGVGKGESELCVVFPWLMGKASSGNSELVVNRIKVRSIQDKSRMKLVPRGGGWGMFGEHLLASELAKSGEGPSSVVLTEGEFDAMVVNQTTGRVAVSLPNGSNSLPVALLPRLEKVDQIYLWMDFDAAGQGSVDHFASKLGIQRTRVIRDVFELPRDSNASRPPKDANEIFLRGLSVQSYVDAAAPMSHSQILNFNDIRQNVFEELSNPCATSGITSITLPGLSQLLKGHRRGELTVWTGATGSGKTTILSQLSLDYCMQGVSTLWGSFEINNVRLAKTMLRQFSGRNLETSLEDFNYYADKFSELPLRFMKFHGSTSIDQVIDAMDYAVYVHDVRHIIIDNLQFMLSGQNSRVGEIWEIQNKAIEKFRRFATNKNVHVSLVVHPRKEADGTALGMSSVFGSVKSTQEADNVLILQNVVGENRCIDVKKNRFAGNLGRVTFRFDPLSLTAEELKVTEFVLEASKNTQTEVKPSAKAFDKLRPPEPKRSAAKVAVTIDRSTHPLAYASTSPAFTGSQLVAGNVGHSTARPMSTYRLNSVMHDERNQTGFVHDSDLEENQNPGCFALGDLFVSPSDSPTSDESSSSSVVAQGSAASTAASAASSADNPAANGGTAAAPKRGRKPKVTEATAEVDEETITMRGKSVTRSSSIKEYREFIKANGLGELIKTAGKGIVKADIYDKIKQHVPPSSISSGAQHAAAPSPAASTTSSLDFGVSTVEPLLTRKEVDVDIFDDIDDFRARMLRRTGPGALLSKAGVKPVGTVKLPVHTLVEGHDELLPKGIIYVRDVELLERLAPLFENTKLCALDIETTGLDHRNDHIRLLQISTPDQPAVIIDVFKVSLEAMRECRWLRSLLSSSAVKVLHNGKFDINFLSFNGLPVKGAVFDTMIAAKLLSATRFNWSCKLGHVAERYLNIALDKSQQFSDWTLEPLFEEQLIYASRDAAVLLPLYFVLQEKLKSERLDSIASIENKCVLAVCQMEQNGIRVDRARLESLQRELNSENEVAMKRLGEALGVSGNANFNYNSQRQILQALQNLNVMDKSRRMLIQDTSERTLARNTYHPAIEALREYRKANKAVTAFTEKIPNHIDATTGRIYPNINQIGAESGRFSCDNPNLQQIPRDHRFRECFVADPGHKFVIADFSQIELRIAADIAEDRKMIEAYNSGQDLHALTASLVKGKPIAEVTKDERQLAKAVNFGLIFGMSLAGFRNYAEVGYGVRLGMNEAREIYDSFFRNYSGIANWHERMKNSKPMSVRTLSNRLSIFDQFSFTRSLNYPVQGTSADITKEAMALLVDRVEAFGGRMVLCVHDEIILEVPDEHTEEALRVLVGTMEAAGNKFLRYVPCEAVGSVGGSWAEK; via the exons ATGCAAGGACCACTTCCGCGGCTGCCGCGCCAGAGGGCGTTGGCGACGCTGCTGGGACTCGCTGGCGGCATGCACGATCGATCAACATCAGCGGCACGCGGAGCAGGCCTAAAAGGAAAAACAGCGCTGCGTGCCATAAGCAGCCACGTGGCCCCAGCTTTCATGTGCGGCAGCCCTGCTGGTGGTGGTTCGTCAGATTCAGTTGTAAAAGGCGTCATACCCAACGGCCATGGTGTATCCGGTGACATTCTAGGCGCCGGGAAGATATCGCAACTCAATGAAGTCGAGGCAGCGTGTGCCCGCGGGGTCGGGCCGTGGTCGAGCCTGTTCGCTTACGGCGCCGACTACGGCTACACGCGGAGTGACTACGATGGCAGCGCGTACGGTTCGCGCGGCGTTCAGACGATGCCCGAGCCGAGCGAATACACGACCTTCGTGTCGCACCACTATCGCATCTTAACGGGCGACATTGTGGAGTACCTGCGTCGTAAGCGCATGGAGTACGTCGAGAGCCCGATCAAGCTGACGCTCAAATTTTGCCCGTTCTGCCCGCCTCACAAATACAAGAGCGACAACCTGTACAAGCACGAAATCTTCAAGAACTCGGGCAACTCCTACTGCCATCGTTGCGGCTACAAGGGCAGCCTCTACGACTTCAAGGCGGCCATGGGCGACCTTCCCGGCGGGATGATCGAGGAGGCGATGAACCCGTCGTTCAGCGGCAACCCGTTCAGCCTGCCCATGGTCTCCGAGCCCGCCGTGACGCTGACCAACATCGCCCAGTACGAGCACAACCTCTTCCACGGCGAGCGGTACAAACCTGTGCTGGACTACCTGACGGAGACCCGCGGGATTTCCATCGAGACCCTGAAGCGCTACCGCGTGGGCGCAGGCGAGTTCAGTTTCAGTCTCGGCGTTGGCAAGGGCGAGAGCGAGCTCTGCGTCGTGTTCCCCTGGCTGATGGGGAAggccagcagcggcaactCCGAGCTGGTTGTTAACCGCATAAAGGTGCGCTCCATTCAAGACAAATCACGCATGAAACTGGTGCcgcgcggcggcggctggGGCATGTTCGGCGAGCACCTGCTGGCGTCCGAGCTGGCCAAGTCGGGCGAAGGCCCGTCCTCCGTGGTGCTAACCGAGGGCGAATTCGACGCGATGGTTGTGAACCAAACAACCGGTCGCGTGGCAGTGTCGCTACCCAACGGCTCTAATTCGCTGCCGGTTGCACTGTTGCCTCGGCTGGAGAAGGTCGACCAGATCTACCTCTGGATGGACTTCGACGCTGCCGGCCAGGGTAGCGTGGACCACTTCGCCAGCAAGCTGGGCATCCAGCGCACGCGGGTGATCCGCGATGTGTTCGAGCTTCCGAGGGACAGCAACGCCAGTCGCCCGCCCAAAGACGCCAACGAGATATTCCTGCGCGGCCTCAGCGTGCAGAGCTACGTGGACGCTGCAGCGCCCATGTCCCACTCCCAGATTTTGAACTTCAACGACATCCGCCAGAACGTCTTCGAGGAGCTCTCCAACCCCTGCGCGACGTCCGGGATAACCTCCatcacgctgcccgggttgtcccagctgctgaagggCCACCGGCGTGGCGAGCTGACCGTGTGGACTGGCGCCACTGGCTCCGGCAAGACCACCATCCTGTCGCAGCTTTCGCTGGACTACTGCATGCAGGGCGTGAGCACGCTTTGGGGTTCGTTCGAGATAAACAATGTGCGTTTGGCGAAGACGATGTTGCGGCAGTTCAGCGGCCGCAACCTCGAGACGTCCCTGGAGGATTTCAACTACTACGCCGACAAGTTCTCCGAGCTGCCGCTGCGGTTCATGAAGTTCCACGGGTCAACTTCCATCGACCAGGTCATCGACGCCATGGACTACGCGGTGTACGTGCATGACGTGCGCCACATCATCATCGACAACCTGCAGTTCATGTTGAGTGGCCAGAACTCGCGCGTCGGTGAGATTTGGGAGATCCAGAACAAGGCCATAGAGAAGTTCCGGCGCTTCGCGACGAACAAAAACGTGCACGTTTCGCTGGTGGTGCACCCGCGCAAGGAGGCCGACGGCACCGCCCTGGGAATGTCGAGCGTCTTCGGGTCGGTGAAATCCACCCAGGAGGCGGACAACGTGCTGATTTTGCAGAACGTCGTGGGCGAGAACCGTTGCATTGATGTGAAGAAGAACCGGTTTGCTGGTAACCTTGGCCGCGTAACCTTCCGATTCGACCCCTTGAGTCTAACCGCCGAGGAGCTGAAGGTCACCGAGTTCGTTTTGGAGGCGTCAAAGAACACCCAAACGGAGGTCAAACCGTCCGCGAAGGCATTCGACAAGCTGCGCCCTCCCGAACCCAAGCGTTCCGCTGCCAAGGTGGCGGTTACCATCGATCGCTCTACGCATCCGCTGGCCTACGCCAGCACGTCTCCCGCATTCACCGGATCGCAGCTTGTCGCTGGCAATGTTGGACACTCAACGGCTCGTCCGATGTCCACGTACCGTCTGAACAGCGTGATGCACGACGAGCGCAACCAGACGGGCTTCGTTCACGATTCTGACCTCGAGGAAAACCAGAACCCAGGCTGCTTCGCACTGGGAGATCTTTTCGTGTCGCCCAGTGACAGCCCTACTTCCGATGAGTCGAGTTCGTCGTCCGTCGTCGCCCAAGGTTCCGCCGCCTCCACCGCTGCATCTGCCGCCTCATCAGCGGACAACCCCGCTGCCAATGGCGGCACTGCAGCGGCGCCCAAACGTGGTCGCAAGCCCAAAGTGACCGAGGCCACAGCCGAAGTTGACGAGGAGACCATAACCATGCGCGGCAAGTCCGTGACGCGGTCCTCCTCCATTAAGGAGTACCGGGAATTCATCAAGGCCAACGGCCTGGGCGAGTTGATCAAGACCGCCGGGAAGGGTATTGTGAAAGCCGACATCTACGACAAGATCAAGCAGCACGTGCCGCCTTCCAGCATTTCTAGCGGTGCCCAGCATGCCGCGGCACCTTCGCCAGCGGCATCAACCACCAGCTCGCTGGATTTCGGCGTGTCGACAGTGGAGCCTCTGCTCACTCGTAAGGAAGTTGATGTGGATATCTTCGACGACATCGACGACTTCCGTGCGCGCATGCTGCGTCGCACTGGTCCCGGCGCCTTGCTATCGAAGGCTGGCGTGAAACCCGTGGGCACTGTGAAGCTGCCGGTGCACACTCTCGTGGAGGGCCACGACGAGCTGCTCCCCAAGGGCATAATATACGTGCGGGATGTCGAGTTGTTGGAGCGTTTGGCTCCGCTGTTCGAGAACACCAAGCTCTGTGCGCTGGATATCGAGACCACGGGCCTGGACCACCGCAACGACCACATCCGTCTGCTGCAGATATCAACGCCCGACCAGCCCGCCGTGATCATCGACGTCTTTAAGGTGTCCTTGGAGGCTATGCGGGAATGCCGCTGGCTGCGTTCGCTGCTGAGCTCCTCCGCCGTGAAGGTTCTGCACAACGGGAAGTTCGACATAAACTTCTTGTCCTTCAACGGGCTGCCCGTGAAGGGCGCCGTGTTCGACACCATGATCGCCGCGAAGCTGCTCAGCGCCACGCGCTTCAACTGGAGTTGCAAGTTGGGCCACGTCGCTGAGCGCTACCTGAACATTGCGCTGGACAAGTCGCAGCAATTTTCCGACTGGACGCTGGAGCCGCTGTTTGAGGAGCAGCTGATATACGCGTCTCGCGATGCTGCAGTGCTGCTTCCGCTGTACTTCGTGCTGCAGGAGAAGCTGAAAAGCGAGCGGTTGGACTCCATAGCGTCGATTGAGAACAAGTGCGTGCTGGCGGTCTGCCAAATGGAGCAGAACGGCATCCGCGTCGACCGGGCGAGgctggagtcgctgcagcgcgagcTCAACAGCGAGAATGAGGTGGCCATGAAGCGGCTGGGGGAGGCGCTGGGCGTGTCCGGCAACGCCAACTTCAACTACAACTCGCAGCGGCAGATACTGCAAGCGCTGCAGAACCTGAACGTGATGGACAAGTCGCGCCGCATGTTGATCCAGGACACCTCCGAGCGAACGCTCGCGCGCAACACCTACCACCCAGCGATAGAGGCGCTACGGGAGTACCGCAAGGCCAACAAGGCCGTCACGGCGTTCACCGAGAAGATCCCGAACCACATCGACGCCACCACCGGCAGGATATACCCCAACATCAACCAGATCGGCGCGGAAAGTGGCCGCTTCAGCTGCGACAACCCCAACCTGCAGCAAATCCCGCGTGACCATAGGTTCCGCGAGTGCTTCGTTGCCGACCCCGGGCACAAGTTCGTAATCGCCGACTTCTCGCAGATCGAGTTGCGCATCGCGGCTGACATCGCCGAGGACCGCAAGATGATAGAGGCGTACAACAGCGGGCAGGATTTGCACGCCCTGACGGCGAGCCTGGTCAAGGGCAAGCCCATCGccgaggtgaccaaggacGAGCGCCAGCTGGCGAAGGCCGTGAACTTCGGCCTGATCTTCGGGATGTCGCTGGCCGGCTTCCGCAACTACGCCGAGGTGGGTTACGGCGTGCGTCTCGGCATGAACGAGGCTCGTGAAATCTACGATTCGTTTTTCCGCAACTATAGCGGCATCGCCAATTGGCACGAGCGCATGAAGAACAGCAAGCCGATGTCGGTGCGCACGCTGAGCAACCGCTTGTCCATATTCGACCAGTTCTCGTTCACGCGTTCGCTGAACTACCCCGTCCAG GGCACATCGGCTGATATCACGAAGGAGGccatggcgctgctggtCGACCGCGTCGAGGCCTTTGGCGGCCGAATGGT